The DNA sequence AAAttccagtgtgtgtgagtgtgtttgtgtgtgtctgtgtgtgtgtgtgtgtgtgtgtgtgtgtgtttgtgtgttagtgggcgtgcgtgtgtgtgtgtgtgtgttagtgggcgtgcgtgtatgtgtgtgtgtctgtgtgtctgtgtgtttgtgtgagtgtgtatttgtgtgtaaatgcgcccgtgcgtgcgtgtgtgtgtgtgtgtgtgtgtgcgtgtgcttgcgcgcgcgcgtgtgtgtgtgtgtgtgtgtgtgtgtgtttagtgtgtgtgtgtgtgtgtgtgtacgtgtgtgtgtgtatgtgcgtgtgtgtgtaagtgtgtgtgtgtgtgtcgttacAGATAGGAACATTTGGTTTAAACgacttcacaacacacacatcattaTGCAGGTTGGTACAAGGTTAACATTTGTTAAAAGGGCTGTAAATGGTCCTTGACAATTACTGATTTTAGAGAAATCTTTAATTCGTgggaagcagtcagggtgtaTCTTTTGTACGAATTTAATTGTCCCGCCGAACGGAAATGGGTAACTGTATCCTCGATATATAACACAGTGTGTTGCCTGTAATGGATGGTACTTTTATCCGTGTAACTGCTTGTCTGCTCAATTAATTGTCAGAGTAACGATAAGATGATACCTGTTCGTGACCaggactgaggtgcacgaaccgaaagtgggttccacccaaacgggagagaacagtCATGTAGACCGCAcggttctgattcgttgaaatcacaacacatctcagtttcagCCAATCAAACAGTGCGGGTGAGAACACACCGCGGGTTCTGATtagttgaaatcacaacacatctcagtttcaaccaatccaacattgcgggtggctcccgtttgggtcaGAGGCGGAACACATCGTTTTTAGGGGGGAGTTTCCAAATATcgtttagggacaattcgacgatgCGAAGCGtttagggagggaggggggtggtccgGGGGCATGTTCCCCCGAAAAATGTagatcaaaacaatgaaaatggagcaatctggtgcattacACCTTATACAAAGtacatttaagaagacaaatttggataaaaacaaggacaattgatcgatctaGTACGTGCAACCtaagccaacaaattacccaacttctttccaaaaccgtcatttagaagacaaaggcctgCTGCttgggcccccccccccccccccgaaaaatgttgataagaatcaaggaaaatggagcaatctggtgcaatctgagccatcagttatTCTTTATTCTCAATTTTTAAATATTGTGTATATACCGggtatatatgtataggttacaacacgagtggttttttatatggcttgtatttcagtcaagacccagcggatgaatatcatcgggagacgcgagcctctggcgagtggctctcgattgatattcccgctgggtcttgactgaaatacaagccatataaaaaaccacgagtgttgtaatctgtatatcccattctaccatcaaacataAATTTTaaactactagcggcactgttgcgatctgtggagagtGAAACAGCggtgccagcgagacttggcccttttgcaaccttaaaccgtcgctgaaaaaaataaaacgaatgagtgcatcgataagtacgcggtaacactactttcagaccatttaaaagctttaagtaaaggttcataagttgcaagaaagtaatgaagtcgtatagaaattaatttagttgaagcgcacaattcttttgttttgcgtttcaggtcggcagaacgggcgaaaccgggttggcacccatttggcttactcgattcagaatcgattccacgttgtttttctcgaacgtattattatacaatcaggcttattgacagagaagcaaattttagggaacaaatatgtaggtttagatttaaccatttgctccctatttgaaatgtatctacgtgataaactgttttgcgagtgtgtttgcatggatgaacctaaactggtatgggtgtgaggaaacgGGACCAAGttggtgaagtcgcgaattgctgacaccaagtctgtcaccgccgattgattgcattttgaaggaatatgactggattacggaaaaatgcacacatgttaagttcttggataccttcatcgccaatgtggacttactgcagagccaggcaaaagagtagactttctcgcaaaatacgtgaaacagccgatgtttgatacgaAGCGAAGCCACCCCAAACCATGCAGTACGGACGCTTCTCGGTCCCGCATGACACCAgaccagtgttgttgctttgagtttgactaacaaactcgaaactgtcatttaaaacatgagccaaatgtgtattgattgtgtgattagtctatgtgacagggcttctattatctgtgctccctagcttctgtcagttcccacaccgacactgtgACAGACTCTCACGAACAGTCGTCTGcttcgatgcaagggagggtactcgtttttatatttagtcaagttttgactaaatattttaacatcgagggggaatcgaaacgagggtcgtggtgtatgtgcgtgtgtgtgtgagtgtgtgtgtctgtgtgtgtgtgtatagcgattcagactaaactactggaccgatctttatgaaatttgacatgagagttcctgggtatgaaatccccgaacgtttttttcatttttttgataaatgtctttgatgacgtcatatccggcttttcgtgaaagttgaggcggcactgtcacgccctcatttttcaaccaaattggttgaaattttggtcaagtaatcttcgacgaagcccggacttcggtattgcatttcagcttggtggcttaaaaattaattaatgactttggtcattaaaaatctgaaaattgtacaaaaaaaataaaatttataaaacgatccaaatttacgtttatcttattcttcatcatttgctgattccaaaaacatataaatatgttatattcggattaaaaacaagctctgaaaattaaatatataaaaattattatcaaaattaaattgtccaaatcaatttaaaaacactttcatcttattccttgtcggttcctgattccaaaaacatatagatatgatatgtttggattaaaaacacgctcagaaagttaaaacaaagagaggtacagaaaagcgtgctatccttcttagcgcaactactaccccgctcttcttgtcaatttcactgcctttgccatgagcggtggactgacgatgctacgagtatacggtcttgctgaaaaatggcattgcgttcagtttcattctgtgagttccacagctacttgactaaatattgtattttcgccttacgcgacttgttttgttttggtttgcagCCATGGGCATTGTGATAGTGTTCGACTGTTCAAACTAGTGTTATGCACGGGTTAATAAAACTGCGGATAGAACTCTTTAGCAGCAAAACAATTAAGAGTGTATTACAATCTATTTGTTTGGCgcaaggtcaaaggtcgggaggaaagtagttctttgcccaaatcgaaatctgcactatcatatattttttggagtccatgatgtatttattgagctataaaaatacaacatatatacccatactgaagtaacagagacaaagaagggaggtcatgaaATGCACGAGTTTGAcctccagagagagagagagagagagagagagagagagagagagagagagagagagagagagagagagagagagagagagagagagagagagtgagtgagagagaggaggtattacacaccggtacgaccgaactaaggtaacgttacattacttttattttccaccctcagttcggtaagactgaaacgatgctcagtcacggaaagaactatccaaacttgcaagcacagccgcggttctcctgtaagttcccgatccatgttaaacccccatcctcaaaaggaaaataagcgacagcattctcttccaccatataacatgtcacgtgacgtcgttgagaccgagtgaaggtatatctccgaggtataggctattctttcaacccgctgcacaacagtaatttaacgttaccttagttcggtcgtaccggtgtgcaatgggtgcaccgagggagggagggagggagggagagggagagggaggagagagagagagagagagagagagagagagagagagagagagagagagagagagatatttgttttgatattgtcgTCCTAATCTTGACTATTAGGAGTGGATTATGCCTCGATAGtgtatttatgttcttacgttttatgttgtttattgtaatgctgtatacatcatacctgagtttctcctcgttgagataatagagtggtctatgtctatgtgtgtgtgtgtgtgtgtgtgtgtgtgtgtgtaggtctCTGTGCAGGCAGAAGTATTGTTTCTTGGCTGGAACTGTTTGAGATTTAGCACATGCAAGTATACACAACTTTTGATTAAACAACGTTGAatgcaatcaatcaaaacaaacaaaacaaaacaaatgtgaaTTGTTCTGGATTACCCATTGGCACATTTCAATGACTGTTGATATGTGTACATGAATACTTTTAATTTTACGTTGACATTTCAATTATGTAGTGTTTGTGCTAGTAAGCCGCCCTACACACGTGACGAGGAGCAGTTTCCACAACAAGTACTTCTTGACCCGCGCTCCTCAACAAGGAAAGAAAGGTCACACAACGCGGATCTACAGTCGAACCTCTCGACAACGACCACCTCTggatagcgaccacctgcccgtTACGACCACCCTATATGATTCCTGAtgagtttgtttttcttctttattgttcAGATTTTTACAGCTGGCACCTGTCTGTAAAGACCAACGGTCCTTTTTGTGGTCCTTTAAGACAAGTTTGATTGTAGTCGCGGCCCGACAACCAGGACTATCATCAGTGATTGCGGGATTCCCAACAGGGATGCTGAATACTGCAACCGATGCTACTTATCGTTGTATCGCAGCACGACACGTTGACGAGACAGTTCAGAGGTTGAGGGTACAACGACCTGATGTTCTGTACGGTTTGCGAGGACGATTGCGAGTAAGGAAGTTTTAGTATTGAGGCCAGCAGACATATGTaaattgtattttaattttGTATGTTAAAAtggttttacttttatttattcCAGCTACTGTGATTTCTCTGACGATATgatgtgtagatgtgtgtgtgtgtgtgtgtgtgtgtgtgtgtgtgtgtgtgtgtgtgtgtgtgtgtgtgtgtgtgtgtgtgtgtgtgtgtgagagagactgacGCTAGGATATGTTCTGTATGTCACACCATTCTCTTGGTGACAAAATCTTCTCATCCTTCATCATTCTATCATCCTGAAGAAGCCTCCTGTAGAGGCGAACATTCAGATCATCATTAATAAACATATTCAATATTCATCACCAAAACTTTTAAGGAGATTGTGTTTAAATATTTgcgtgtatctctctctctctctctctctctctctctctctctctctctctctctctctctctctctctctctcttctctctctctctctctctctctctatatatatatatatatatatatatatatatatatacttaatTTCCACACAACGAGCCCTTGGGGGGAACATTTGTACATGTTTTAATAAACGGAATGTTACAAAGGAATTCTGAGACGAGAAAATTAACTTAATCTTTGTCTCGTTTGAGTACTGAGCATTCGGCCTGTCTCACCGCAACCTCAATATTAAGTTTATGAAACCTAAACCAGGACTTCCCGTTATTCCGTCATAGGACAGTGTGTCCCTGAGACCTTTGATTTGACTGATGTTAAAACCAGAAGACGAAGGAAAACATATGTATTTGCGGAATCAGAAGGGAGCCGAAGTAGTGACAGCAGAGAGTTCACGATCTTCACAAAAAGACACTCTCTCGGCACAGTAGGCAAGGTGAAAAGAAGATTGAAACAAAGAAAGCCAGGCAGAGACGAGATAAGAAGGGAGCTAACGCTGAACGCAGTGTACACGTTGAACAGCAGATCGAAACAAAGAAAGCCAGGCAGAGACGAGGGACGAAAGGAGAAAAGACAGTCACTGAGCAGCATGGGCGACTGCAGACTGTTCGTCCTGGTGCTTCTTGCTGCTCTCAACAAAcgtgagtggtttttttttaacattcagcCAATGGCAGAGGGAATGTTTGTCTCcctgcgggtgtgtgtgtgtgtctttctgtccgtttctAAAAGGAATACTACAGGGATTGTTATGAAAATTGATACCGACAGTATTTGAGGGCATTTGTTAGAAACACGTTTCTCCATGTTTTGATAACgtgatttgatgacgtcatttatgAGTGTCACTGAAAGTTAAGGCGACACTGCGCATTTTTGAACCTGTTTCTTTGACATTTTTAACAAGTAGTCTTTAGTactgggattgcatttcagcttggtagctcAAAAAAACACTTTTCTTGATGATGTTATTTTTGCTTTATACTAAGAacatttctcactctctctacgGAACCCCCACGACTACAATGTTGATGCTATTTCTTCTAAATGTTCACCAAGTAATCTTTGACCCCGTCAAAACTAtggaattgcatttcagattggtgctttaaaaaaaaaattctaaaattaaacaaaaaaacaccttcTTTTCAGATTCGTACTGCTTGGACTGGAGTGACTGGCCACAGGACAATGACGTCCTTTCAGTATGTGTCGGAGATGACGTCACTTTCCCCGTGGGATTTTCTTACCCCAGCAAACGAAGAGGTCCAGAACGTAACATGGGAATATGAAACAAATTCCACCTCGAAACTAATCGCCTTTTACAGCTCTGGGGAGAATGAGACCGGTGAATTGTATTCACATCGTGTGAGTTTCGAGTCTGATGGAAGTCTGACGATGACTGACATCACGATGAAGGATTCTGGGATGTACAACATCAGCGTTGAAACACAAGACCAAAATGGCGTCGGTCGCTATCAAAGATCGGTTGCTCTGCAAGTTAAAGGTAATGTGTCACCTTGTTTGGTTGTGGGTCTGTTTGTTGGTTAGTTTTGGGATGTTTAAGTTTGATTTTTatgtttacattcagtcaagtaatgactgaaTGTGTTAACGAGAGCGAGGTTTGTCTCCTTAGgtatgtgtgtccgtctgtctgtctgtgcgtgtgtgtgtagagataTATCTCAAAAACTAACGAACATATTTGTATGAAAATTGGTTTACACACTTTTTAGAGCATTTACTTgtttttctccgatttttgaAAGCGATATTTGATGGCGTCAAATTTGTCcatttgcaaaagttgaggccgcattGTCACGGCTACATTTTTTCCTCAATTTCCTTGAACTTTTTGTCACACTACCTTCGAcccagtccggactatgggattgcattccAGCTTTATACCTAAACAATGTGTTCATGAAATGATCATTCAAAATTTGCAATTGTTTCGTTTCATCAAAAATCATTATTTGAAACACAAAATTGAAATCGTATTTCTTATAAATCCGATAATATCTTTgttgtgtgtgattacatttaCATTAAACAAAACCTTTAAATAGtcactttctttattttgggAACAAGTATTTGAAAGtgagtgatgttttatttggtatgaaTACTGTAATGGGTACAACGACACAGATGTATACATTAGATTACAAAATTTGATTGGAAAGATGTGcgtttatgtaaaaaaaaaaaaaaaaagaaagaaagaaggttTTACCGCAGGAAAGAATTTTCAATAGGTAGTTACAAATTAGAAGCATAGTTGTGCAAGTGTTTAGTTACATGTTCACAAAACGCTAGTGTACATGTTttttctcaacaacaaaaatattatTTTGAAGTATGCAACGGTATGAGTATCACATGTATTATTATTACTTTTGTTTCTCGAAGgatatgtaattcaaatatgtaCGAATGCGCCTGCATCGTTTGAAACGTATTAtgaattgaaaaaaagaagaaaaaaagcaagaaaaaaaagcacattCGTCTATttcttatcattttctgatttaaaaaaaaagttttattgtgtttttgtgaAAAAATATGCTCAAAATGAAGTAAATCGTTGAAAGGATAGCAGGGTTTGAAACATTTGATTTTACAGCTCATTGCAGTCACTACTAGACAACAGAAAGCCATATCGAATCTGGAACACGCAAATGACGTATGTCATATTGATTGGATCACTTTATCTTTCGACGTTCttttcctctctgtctctgtctctctctgtctctgtctctccctgtctctgtctttaactctctgtctctgtctctccctgtctctgtctctctctgtctctctctctatgtctctctatgtctctctctctctctctctctttatactGCTCACAATCATAATTATATGGAACAGCATGTttgatgtgtgtgcgtgtgtgtgtgtgtgcatgtatgtgtgtgtgtgtgtttgtgaatgtgtatgtgtgtgtgtgtgtgtgtgtgtcggtgtgtgtgtatgtgtgtgtgtgtgtgcagacagCATGCTGACAGAGGACAGAAAGGTGCACGTGCGGCAGGAGGGGGGTGCAGAGTGGGACAACACCACCAGCACATTCACCCTCACGCTCTCATGCGGAACGTTTCGCTTCACTGATCAGCAGCCATCGCTCCAAGTCGAATGGACTGTACGTGGTTTCTTATTTTCAAAATTGGAAGGGTACCAAaatcgtcagagagagagaaagagagagagagagagagagagagagagagagagagagagagagagagagagagagagagagagagagagagaataagtgtgtgtgtgtgtgtgtgtgtgtgtgtgtgtgtgtgtgtgtgtgtgtgtgtgcgtgcgtacgagtGTGCTTTCGTGCATGTGTgttattgtatgtgtgtgtgtgtgtgtgtgtgcgtgcgtgtgtgcgtgcgtgcgtgcgtgcgcgtgtatgcgtgagtgcgcgcgcgcgcgtgtgtgtgtgtgtgtgtgtgtgtgtgtgtgtgtgtgtgtgtgcgtgtgtgcatgcctaCGTGCGCGCGTATGCCtacgtgcctgtgtgtgtgttgatatgtATACATGTCCGTGCGAACGTGCGTGCGTTCATATACATGTTTGTTTGTACTTATCTCACAACAGACCCCTACTGGAGACACACTAAACAGTACAGACTACAGCAACGGTCGTTTTTACCTGAGCCTGCTCGCACCTGTGGTGGGAGGTACCTACACCTGTCGCATCCCCCCGCAACACCTGTCTCACACCTGTCTCAACGACAGTCGTAATTACAACAATTTCGTGCGCGTGGACAGTATTCAGATCAATGTGCTGCAGACAGTATTTGAGCAGAAAACTCTCAAGGAAGAGGCCAAAAAACTAAATGACAGAATCGTAAATCTGGACTCGGAAGACCAGAAACGGAAAGCGGAAAACGAGAAACTCATAGCGGAAAACAAGGAACTGAAAGTGGAAGACGAGAAACTCAAAGCGGAAATCGAGAAACTGAAAGCGGAAGACAAGAAATTGTTCTCTCGGATTACGAAAGGTACGATTACTggcggagagacagagagagagagagagagagagagagagagagagagagagagagaacaagaacaagaacaagaacaagaacatcattTATTCTTCAGGCCTCTAGCCCCTAGAATAGGGtcgttacaaacaaaaatacaagtcaaaaatacatacagcggcaaagcaacacgaagatacaaaactaaacacatacagcggcaaagcaaccaagatacaaaactaaacatacACGGTAAAGTAATACAGTCACAATCAGTCGTCTTGAGCTATGTTTTCAGTAAACTCCAGGCGAGTTTTTAGAGCAATAAACAAGTAAATGCTTAATCTACGAATATCAGATGATGAGCCGTTGCGGAGAATATTCACAAAATTTAATGAGTTATATCTTGTATTTAGAAACTTAGCCCTGGCGTTTGCATACAATGGACAATCAAATACAAAGTGCTTTTCGTCTTCCACAACATCACAAAGCTTGCATAGAATATTCCTGTCCCTTCCAAATGTTCTTCTAAAACACGAAGCTCCAATAGGCAACACACCCAGACGCAATTTGATCAAACAATCGCGGAAACattttttgtcaatgaaatcaAAGTACTTCTCACTTTCAAATAATCGgtagttttgataaatgtcattaCTTATAATGGAACCATTCCATTCCTGCAAATACATATCAGCCATTCTCTGtttaaacaaagaaataaatgttttttcaCACCCCACCCCTTGTTGCAACCAAACATATCCAAACCCCGTGCTAAACAATGTATTCTTTACATGTGTTGCCCAGCATGTTTTACCTCGCTCGTCCAAGTTTTTTaacattaaaggcatatgtacgcgctcccgtgtttacaaagtgtagtttgcccataatcgatgtcaaacgcaccataagaccatgtaatgacgatatgtcgcca is a window from the Littorina saxatilis isolate snail1 linkage group LG10, US_GU_Lsax_2.0, whole genome shotgun sequence genome containing:
- the LOC138977858 gene encoding uncharacterized protein, whose translation is MTSFQYVSEMTSLSPWDFLTPANEEVQNVTWEYETNSTSKLIAFYSSGENETGELYSHRVSFESDGSLTMTDITMKDSGMYNISVETQDQNGVGRYQRSVALQVKDSMLTEDRKVHVRQEGGAEWDNTTSTFTLTLSCGTFRFTDQQPSLQVEWTTPTGDTLNSTDYSNGRFYLSLLAPVVGGTYTCRIPPQHLSHTCLNDSRNYNNFVRVDSIQINVLQTVFEQKTLKEEAKKLNDRIVNLDSEDQKRKAENEKLIAENKELKVEDEKLKAEIEKLKAEDKKLFSRITKDLF